In the genome of Yersinia enterocolitica, the window ATCGGTGTTGATGACATGGGTATTGGTAAAGGCACCGAGATTCGGGTTATTACCCCAATTGAATGCCGCGCCCAATACCAACAGGGCTTGCCAGACATAACCTAACGATCGGCGGAGCGTAAATTGACTTAACAAGAATAACAGCAGTGCGAGAAGTTGCCCCCCCGCCAGAACTAACTGCAATTGCTGCGATTTTGGGTAATGGGTACCGGCCCAAATACCCAAGATAGCCATGAGTATCGTTATCCATACCACCCGGTTCAATGCAGGAGCTGGCCTGAATGCCCAACTTAACCCCAATAACAACGCTACCGGTAAAAAGGCTTGTAGCACGGAAACAAAAAAATAACTCATTAGCACACACCTTGGGCAAGATAATCACAACACCTGCCAGTTATCACTGATCAGCTTTTACATCGCGCGGATAAAAACGCGCTGACCATCCAGCATTAAGAAAAAGCCGCGATAACTGTTTTAGTCATCGCGGCCATTGTTATCAATTCAAACCGGTATATTTAAAGTCATAGCTCACATCAAACGGTTTCCACCAGCGGCCAACACCCGTTTCGCTATCAGTATGGCGATGTAATCCGGCTTTAGATGGCTCACTGATATGGTAAGTAACTTTATAGTTACCTACACCCATCATTTTAATATTGGCACCGTAGTGTGGACCGTCACTGGCAACCATCGGCATGAATGTGCCTTCTTGTTTGGTACCAGTATCCGTATTCACCAAGGTATAAGCGATAGTCAGGTACGGCATCCACTCACCGGCACCAAATCCATTCTTATTGCCTTCGGTGGCATGGATATCTGCCTCCAGATGAATGTCAGCTTTCGCGGCAGGCAAACCCATGCCACGCGGTTCCATATCGATTGGCTGCAAGTAAACTGCAGCAATTTCCATATCGTTGATCTTGATAGGCTCGCCAGCCGGATACTCTTTAAAGGCGAAAGCAGCAGGCGCTGCAAAAATGCTGGCGATAATGCTGCTGGCAATAATCGTTTTCTTCATGGTCATGTAGCACACCCTCTGGTATCAAATGATAATTACATTGTCGTTATTCACACCGGCATCATGCCGGACCATTACGCTGAGACAGTACGACCACGCCGTTGCATTACCCAAAGAGCAACCAGCGCAGCAATCAGTAATATCCCTTGAGGAATCAATGTTTCCAGATATGGATAGATCCCCAACCAACTGATTTCAGGTACGCCCGGTAGCAATGTCGGCTCAAACAATTTACCTTCAATTAGTTCAAGAACACTCTTACCGGCAAATACAAACGCCATTAGGTACATAAAGCCACCGGTAAACATAAAGAAGGGTTTGAGTGGCAATTTGACTACGGTAAAGCGCATGACCAGATAAGCTGCCAGCAAGAATACACAGCCAACGCCAAAACCTGCCAGAATCGACAAGTGGCCGCTAGTGGTACTGGCATCGCCCATCAGGGCCAGATAGAACAGTACAGTTTCAGCACCTTCGCGATACACCGCCAGGAAGCTTGTCAGCCATAACCCGACCATCGATCCACTACTGAGTGATTTAGAAAATTTCCCTTCGAGATAAGCTTTCCATTGCCGTGCTTCAGTCTTCGACAATAACCAGTAACTCATTGAGAACAGCATCACCACGGCAATCATCATGGTGAAACCTTCTAATAACTCACGACTTTGCCCTGAATTAGCAAATAACCACTGGAAGACGAAAGCGGTTAGCACGCTGGCGATTAAGGCCACTACAACGGATTGACGAATGAGCGGTAATTTATCCTGATGGTTGTTTTTCACCAGATAAGCCACTATCGCGGCAACAATCAGTAAAGCTTCCAGCCCTTCACGCACAATAATCAGCAGGCTGTAGATGAACAGACTCCAGTTGGTTTCATCCCCCCCACCGAGCATCTCTACAGCACTGGCCAAATCCTTTTGCAACGCGACGGCTTCGGCTTGTAACTGTTCGACTGGCTGACCGGCTTTCATCAGGCTGACTAAACGAGTGAAATGCCCCTCTAACGTCGATTTAAATGCAGCATCACGTGAACCAACTTTATTCTCCATGCCACTGGCTTCGAACAAATCAAAGTAGGTATCCTGCACAGCCATCATTGCCGGTGTAGTCTGCCCCTTTTGGTACTGACTAATAGCATCGCTGATGGCCTGATTTATCTTACTGGAAACAGCCGCCCAATCGGCATTAGCTTGTCCGTCAGAACTAGCAGCCGATGCCGAAGATTGCCCAACGTTGGCTTGATCTGCGGTGACGGGTTGCTGTTCACGCGTTGTGGGTAAGCCTGGAAGGGTGTCTTCGATAGTTTGTAGTAAACCGGTGACACGATAGGCAACTTCCGTTATTTGGTCTGGCTTGCGAGTGAGATCGATTAATGCGGTAAATTGTTGGTTAATTGCCGCTGCTGCTTGTGCGGAACGATTGCCCCGCACTGACATTTCCATTTCAGAGTTTTTAAAACCCTGATAATGAGCCTGTTGCACGCTTTCGCTGGCCGCGGCGAACTTCCCTTCTTGATATTCGCTTATGGCTTGTGCCAGTAAGTCATCAATGATCTTGAAACTCTGCTGCCAGTACAGTGCAATTTCACTGTTTTCATAAGCTGCATGTTGCTGTTCTGCATTAAGTTTATGCCCATCGGTCAGTATAGGCAGTACCGCAGTGAGTTCACTTTTAAGCCAATTAATTTTATTATCAACTTCCGCTTGCGGCTTGCCCTCCCCAATCATGCGCCGGATTTCACCAAAAGCGGCTTCCATCTGATAACTCTTCTGGGCAGAGATATTGATACGAATCGGGCCTTCGAGGTTTTCGAAAACTTCAAAGTACGCCATCTGCACCGTAGTACGGGCTTCATCATTGTTCTGTTGTTGGTACAACTGAGACGTTTTATCGAGACGGGATTGGATATCATTAACCAACTGCGGGTAATCCGTCGCAGCCCAGGCTAATGAGGCTGATAGCCACCAACAGCAGCAAAGCAGAAAGAGTTTGTGCCAAGTTTGCATAATATGAGTAACGCACATGAAGTTGATAATGAGATTTATTAACATTAACACTAAACAAAGGAAATGTGTCTTGATCCGCATCAAAAAATATTTAGTTTCTTGAATTTTTGTTTAAAAATGCGGCGCACTACGCAATTTCTTCTTAGGAAAGTGCAAAAATAATTCAAATAGAAGGTTTTTTATTCGCTGGTTCTGAGGGGGACAAGAGTAGAAAACAACCTGGCCTGCTGCGGAAATACCACAGGCGTGCATAACCTAATTCCGCAGACAGGCATTTATTTAAGTGAAATTTAATCTGAGTAAAATATTAAATAACTAATTTAATTCATGTGGTCGCCAGTAATCTATTAGAAGAAATATTTAAATCTGGCACGTACACCGTAGCGGTCATCGTTTTCAGCATTAACCACTTTATTGTCAGGTGACACTTCCAATTTAGACCAGTAAGCACCAAGATATAAATTAAAGTTATTCATATCCATGATATTGGCAATTTTATAGGAGGTGTGGATCGTGTGAACATCATATTTATCAGGCGAGGTTAATATCCCCGAGGTAACTATCCCTGCATTTGCACTGTTGAAATATTCGATATCATTGTGTGCGTAAATATAACCAATTTCAAAGTTTCGCCATAAGATATTAGCCCCGGCACTGAAGTTCTTCTCATTGGTTGCATCCATATAAGCTGAGCTCAGATTAGCGACAATACCATTGTCAGGATCTTTATCCTGATTATTCCAAGTGAATGTTGCCCCATAGCCATTACGTTTCGATTGGTCCTGAAACTGGCCCTGATCATCACGATAACCATAGGCATTACTGATAACGTTACTTTCCATTGCTATAGCCGCAGAAAGGCTATCTTGTTTCCACGAAATCACCGGACGAACATACGCCACATTTTTTTCATTTTCCAGCGTATTACCATGATAAGTATTATTGGCAAATAACGTGGTTCCGTCTTTTAGAATGGTGTTAACTTCAAAATACCAGTTACCCAGAGTTTTACTGACCAGGAAGTTACCCCCATTGTTGCTGCGCCCACGGCCTTCTTTCATCATATAGATGTAACCATAGCCATCACTGTAAAGCTCATTCGCAGTATTACCTGAGTGTTGGACAAACGTATCCTGATTCAGTGGGAACATATCATAGGCTTCAAAGCGACCGACTTTCACCTTCCAATCTTTCTCATGACCAAAGAAGAAGGCTGCATCATCGAGGTTCATATGACCACCAATATCAGCCAGTGGCTGTACAGTGAAACCTGCGAAATTGCCATTATTCATACGCCGATAACCATCCAGACCGATCAGTATTCTGCCATTAATATCCCATTGCTCTCTACTCCCCGCTTTCCAGTCTTTATTTGCACTGGTGCGTAGAGAAGTGAGCTGCCCACTTTTACTGGCAGCATCCATATTAATCTCAACATCACCGTATAATTTCAGATTCCCTTGTGGGGTCTCCCAGGACACTTCAGCGAATACAGGCAATGATAAAAGACTGGTAAGTCCAACCAGTATAAACTTATTCATAATAACCATCTCTATTTAGGATAATGTGAAGTAAAGTATTAGGCTCTCAAAATAAAGGCGATACTCAGCTCACCCATTTTTAAAGAGTTAATGATTTATTTATTTTTATACCCAGAAGTATCTTTTTGGCAAATAACCAGCCATGGTTAAATATTCATATTTGACCTCAGTGCAATAGTTAATTTAAATATTTCTTTGACTTACACAATGAATTTCATTTACCCAAGGCGATTTATCCTCGCTGATATAATAATACTAATTCATTGGTTAATTCACGGGCTAATAACGATGTCATTAAATGATCTTGAGCATGGACCATAATCAGTGTCATCGGTGTTTTGGCTTCCCCGGCATCTTGTTCGATAAGCTTGGTTTGCATCCGATGTGCGGCCTTGGTAAAGCCATCCGATTCTGATAACAGTGCATGCGCTTGAACAAAATCACCTTCACGGGCGGCTCGCAATGCCTCAAAACAAAGACTTCTGGCCTGACCGGCATTGACGATAATCTCCATTACGGCCTCTTCCAAATCAATCATTTCGCTCTACCTCATCAAAACCTTGATTATTTGCCGTTGCCGCAAACCATTCGCCACTTTTTTTCACGATACGTTGCTGCGTTTTCAAATCTAACTGAACAAAGCCATAACGATTCTTATAGGCATTACACCATGACCAGTTATCAATAAACGTCCACATATGATAACCAAGGCAATGGCTCCCTTGCGCCAAAGCACGGTGAACCCATTTTAAATGCTCGGAAACAAACTCAATACGATAACTATCATCTATCTGACCGTTGCGGCTGAATCGCTGTTCATTTTCGACACCCATACCATTTTCTGAAATAAAACAGCGCGGATTGCCGTAGTTTTTTCGTAAGTTGGTTAGGATATCGTAAATACCGGGTTCATAAATTTCCCAACCCCGGTGCGGGTTCATTTTGCAGCCTGGCATCTGATAATAATCGAACAGCCATTCTGGCATGAAGGGGGCTTCTGGATTAACCCGGCTATCGCGGCATTTAATTCTACGTGGCTGATAATAATTGATACCGAGTAAATCTACTTTACCCTCAACAATTAATTCACTGTCTCCAGGTTGGCAGGCAGGCAGCTGATCATAATCTTTCAGTAATGCCGTCAGCTCAGCCGGATACTCGCCGCGTAATACTGGATCGAGGAAACTGCGATTAAAAAGTAAGTCGGCGATATTAGCCGCTTTTACATCCGCAGGATTTTCAGAACGCGGATACGACGGCGTGAGATTTAAAATAATGCCAATCTCACCACCTAACTCACGTTGGCGATATTTTTTCACCGCCAAAGCATGAGCCAGCACGGTGTGATAAGCCACCGTGGCCGCCCGTTTGAAATCCACTACATTCGGATAATGGAAATCGTAGAGATAGCCACCTTCGACTGGCACGATTGGTTCGTTGAAGGTAAACCAATGTTGTACCCGGTCACCAAATAAACGAAAACAGGTATCGGCATATTCAGCATAGGCGTCCACTACATAGCGGCTTTCCCACCCCCCCAACTCCTGCATGACTGTTGGCATATCAAAATGAAACAGATTGATAAATGGGGTTATCCCCTGTGCCAGCAGTTCGTCAATGACACCATTGTAAAAATCCACTGCCTGCGGATTCACTTCACCTCGTCCGTTGGGGATCAGTCGCGCCCATGAGATGGAGGTACGGAAACTGTTGTGATTTAACTGTTTCAATAAAGCAATATCTTGCTGCCAATGTTGATAAAACGTTGATGTCTGTTGCGGCCCAATCTGCTGATGAAAACGCCCCGGTTGCTTGTCAAACCAAGTGTCCCAGACAGTGGCACTTTTACCACCACTCAAGCTTTCACCTTCGGTTTGCGGGGCTGAACTGGCACTGCCCCACCAAAAATCATGTGGAAATTGATACTTCATCATACTCTCCATAAAGATTAATCTAATCACGACTTAGCGGGTTTCGGCTGACTCAGCAAAACTCAGTTGTTGCTCTTTTTCCTGGTCGGCTTTCAGCAGGCTGCGCTCATAAGCTTTGAGGAATGGGTAGTACATCACCGCCGAGAACACCATACATAACAGACACATAACTACTGGACTAAACGCCCAATTGGCAGCCCAGGAAGCACCAATTGGCGCAGGCGTCGTCCACGGGGTTAATGACACAACTTGCGCTATCCACCCCAATTTGGTCGCGATATAGGCCAATGTAGCGTTGATCATCGGAACGAAGATAAAAGGCAGGAAGAACACCGGGTTCATGATGATGGGGGCACCAAACAGAATCGGTTCATTAATATTAAAGAAGCTTGGGACTATCCCCATTTTGCCAATAGTACGCAGATGAATGGCTTTGCTGCGTAATAGCAGGAAGGCCAGCGGTAAAGTCGAACCCACACCACCGATCAATAGGTAGTGATCCCAGAAACCTTGCAAATAGATATGAGGTAACGGCGCTCCGGCAGCTAAAGCCGCTTGATTTAGCGCCAAATTGGTCATCCAGAACGGGTTCATGATACCGGTCACAATCAATGCGCCATGGATACCGGCAAACCACAAAATTTGGCATAACAGAACCGACAACAAAATGGCAGGTAGCGAATCTGAGGCAGAAACTAAAGGTGCCAACAGGTGCATAATCGCTTCTGGAATAATCATTCCTGTGGAGGATTCGATAAATAAATTCAGTGGATGCAATGTCGCAACCACTGCCACTACGGGGATCAGAATTTCAAAAGATCGTGCAACCCCGGTCGGCACTTCTTTCGGCAGGCGGATAGTAATATTGTGGCGTTTGAGGAATGCATACAACTCCGTGGAATACACCGCGGTCACGATGGCGGTGAAAATCCCTTGTCCTGAGAAATATTGGGTTGAAATGTGCCCATCAGCATAAGGTGCTGCTACCAGCAAAAAGGACATCAATGCCAGCAGACCGGTCATGATTGGGTCCAACTTATATTGCCGCCCAAGGCTGGCACCAATCCCCACCGAGATAAAGAAGGTCATCACCCCCATGCTGAGATTGAAAGGCAGCATCAATTGCTCGCGATAGGTACTTGAGAAGTTTAACCAACCACGGGCAAAACCCCATGTGGTGTCCGCAGAAAACGGCGGAAAAATGAACACCAGCATAAATGAACCAATAATCATAAACGGCAGTGCCGAGGTAAACCCGTCACGAATGGCGATTATGTACTTTTGTTGCCCCAGCCGCCCAGCCAGTGGCGTAATGGTTTGCTCTATCATTCCAACCATTGCTTGGTAAAGAGAACTCATGGCAGATACCTTTTATTTCACTGCATTAATAAGAGATAAGGCGAAGTCGAGCACCTTATCACCGCGTTGCATACCGTAATCCATCATGTCGATAGTCATCACCGGGATCCCTAAAGGCTCAGCGATTGCCGCCAAATCACGTTGCATATATTTCACCTGTGGTCCCAATAGCACAACCTGATAGCGGCTGAACTGTTCATTGAATTCACTGGCACCGAAAGCATCAATCTGAACCTCAAGTCCGCGCGTTGCTGCCTCAGCCAACATTTTTTTCACTAGCATGCTGGTAGACATCCCGGCGGAGCAGCACAACATTATCTTTTTCATTACGTATCGCCTCAGAGTAATTTTGTCATATTGAGCCTCATTGGAAACAAAATGGAAACCGGTTTCCATGCAAACAGAATAGATATGAGAGCGCGCTCAAATATTTAACCACTGAAAGATATGCAGTTGTGAAAGACGTCACAAAAAGCTAAGCACTGGGAGCTGTTTTATTGGATACTCCTTGGTAACAACGGTTTCCGTTATGATGATCGCGGTATAGAATAGATGCAGTAAGACTGGAACCAAGGAAATAGGGAACTGACCAGGCCCTCTGGCCATTGATCAGATAAAGTGGAGTGAAGTTATGTCGACTATTAATGATGTATCGCGGTTAGCCAACGTATCTAAAGCTACAGTGTCCCGGGTGTTAAGCGGTACACGCGGCGTCAAGGAAGAGAGCCGTCTGGCGGTGATGAAGGCCGTTGAGACTCTGAATTATAAACCGAATGTCATCGCCCAGTTTCTGACTGCACAGTCAACCGGGTGTGTCGGTGTGATTTGCGCTACTGAACACATTCAGCAAACAACCAGTTATCTGTTTGCCTTGGAAAAACAGTTTAGCCAGCATCAAAAGCATTTATTACTGCGTTTTGCCGACAATAGCATCGGGGTAGCAAATGCTGTCGCTGAGCTCGCCAATGGTTTGTGTGATGCCATTATCATCATCGGCGCACGCTTTGCGCTGCCATCTCATGATGAAAATATCATCATGATTGATTGTCTTGAGTCCTCTACCCCTAACAGTATTTTATTCGACCACTCATTCGCAGCAGAAACTGCCTGTCACTATTTGGTCAGTCAGGGCCGCCGACATATTGCGCTGTTAAATCATGCCTCTGGCACGGTGGCGGAACAGACGCTACTGGGTTATCAACGGGCGTTGGAGAATTACCTGATTCCCTATAACCGCAGTTTAGTGATGGGTAACGTTCACTCCTCTTCAGAGGCGTTGCAGACACTATTGAATAACGGTGCACAATTTAATGCGCTGTTGGTAATGGATGAAATCGAAGCGCAAAAGGCCATCTCGCTATTGCATGTCTTCAAGCATACCGTTCCTGATAAAGTGATGGTTTTCAGCCTGGATGGTTCAGTGCAATTACCCGGTATCCCAGCAGTGCCAGCAATCGAGTATTCATTAGAAACATTGGCGAGAAAGGTGGTCGACTTAATTGATGCCCGCGCGGGTAAACATGTAAATCCGCAGGTTTTCCGGGGTAATTTGGTTGTTCCACATGGATTAATTGAGTAACGCTAGCCCTTTAGGTGGTAGATAATGCATAGCATTCAGACCGAATATGAAACTATCCGCGCATCTCTCAGTAATAGCGCGCAGGTCATCACCCTGCTGCATATTGGTCGTGATGCAAGCACGGTAATTATTGACCCGACTGGTGCTCAATGGCCACTTACCGTGGGTGATACCCATACAGCTCAGCGCTATTTCCGCCACAATCCGCCAACGGCTGATGAGATGGAAACCGCCATTATGGTGGTTGAAGATGAAGTTATCCGTATTAGCCCTGCGCTGAATAAAACCTCGCAATTAGTCACCACCGATAGCGAGATAGCCGAGATAGCTCTGCTCGCGGGTTTGCCTTTACAGAGCGAAATGCACTTATCACTTGAGGCGGTAGAGCGGGTGTTTGACAGGCTGGCGGCGGTAATGATGGGTAGACCCGCAGCCTCTGAAGGGATACCGGCAGATAATGTGTTTGCCGCACGCCTGCTGATCCTGCGTGAGTTTATGCATCACTTGCAGTTCGCGGCGATTACGATATTGAAGTTGTAAAACGAGCATCAGTCATCAGCGCCGCCACAAGGCGCACTGTCGATGAGATTATAGCTGATGGGATTTAAAGCGGGTTGAACACTGACAGTGGCTGTTTTCGCAGCACACTGCCAGGTTCTTTTTAGCGTTTTCTTCTATCAATACAGCATGTTATTTGCGGGCTTTAGGATCCAGATTATCCGCAGGCAATTCACCCGGTAAGTAATCAGGCAAGCGGCCTGCTGGGAAGATAGCCAGCAGTGATAGCAACGCCATAATCAGTAAGCCAAATTTCAGCGCTCGTAAACGCGCCTCTTCATTGACTCGCACCGCTTCGGCAACTTGTTCCGGTGTCGCCGTCGTCTGAGCTAACACACCTTGTAGGCGGTCATTGCTGACGAAGTTGATGCTGTCCATATTGATCTGAGCCTGAATTTCTGGCGTCAGAATTGGCGTTTCAGCCACACCACGCAGCACGTTAGCACTGAGCAAACCGACCAACAAAGCACCGGCAACCGCAGTACCGATAGCATTTGCCAGGTTGTTAGTCGTACCACGCAACGAACCAACATCGCCTGCCAACTCTTTCGGTGATGCACTGACTAATACGTTAAACAGTAAGGTCACCAATGCGCCCTGTGCCAGACCGAATACCACCAGACCGAACAGTACCGCGAACTCACTCCAGTTATTGCGCACCACGAATGCCAACCACAACAGGGCTATGGTACAGGTGATAAAACCATAACGGCCAATTTTGCGTGGTGTCAATTTCTTGTAGAAACGAACTATCAGCATCGCGGAGAAGAACACTGACAAGTTAAATGGCATCATGGCAATCGCTGTGGCCATCGGGGTACTGCCCTGCACTATCTGGATATACAACGGCACTGAGAAGTTCAACATCGCTTCCAGTGCGACCACAGCAAACATAGCGAATACTGCCGCTTTTTCCGTAGATGAGGTAATCACTTCCAGTGCCAGTAACGGTGTTTTACCTTGTTCCTGACGGCGACGGGTCCAAACCACAAACGCCTGACCCAGCACAATACCCAATACAATCATGAAGGGCGCGGGTGAGAAGCCTAACAAATCAAAGGGCGCACCATCACGCACCAGACCGAAGCCCCAGCGGTTCAGGTTATTAAAACCAAACGACAGCAGAATAATCGCCGATGCCGCCAGTACCACCCCAAACACATCGATGCCCACTTCAGGACGACCGTTATCAGATTTCAATCGGAAACTCAGCACAAAGATCACGGCCGATAACACAATCAAAATACCGAACGCTGGACGCCAGCCGATATAGGTACCCAGGACACCACCAATCAGAAACGCCGCGACACCCGCACCGGCTCGAGCTGAGCCTAAAGCACCGAGCGCCGTCGCCTGTTGTGTACCACGGTAGTTTTCAGCAATCAAAGCGACCAGAGCTGGCACCAAAGCCGCCCCCGCCAAGCCACTTAATGCTTGCGCACTGATCATTACAGTAACATTCGGGCTGAATGTCATCATGACCTGCGCGATACCAAACAGCAGTACTGTGCTGCGAAATACCACCAGCGGCCCAAAACGTTGGTTGAGTTTGGCGCCCAACATCACGAAGCCCGCAACAGATAATGAGTACATAACAATCGCGGTGGCGATCGTGGTGGGTGGCACATTAAAACTTTTTACCATCCCACCCAATGCGACCGGTAGGGAAGCAACGTTGAATGACATCAGAATCTGGGCTAATGCGATGGTTATCATCGGCACCCAGGATTCTTTAACTTCCGCGCCAGCGCGGTGAGTTGATTGATTCGCCATAAATTCTCTGTCCTTTTGACATGTATTCTTGTTTTCGAGCCCTTTGGCTTGCGAGATAATTTCGTCTACCAAGTACTCTCGTTCTTAAATCAACCTTGCACACGAAACAATATGACTGTCAGCGCAATGCTCAGATCGTGTAACTCAACTCTTTTCGGTGTAAGGCTCAGAAACAAACATGTCCATCCCAAGACTACGTGATAAGAACCGGGCAGCCAGTTGCCCTTTAACGCTGTTACCCGCACTGTCGAGTAGCGGTGCAAACGTCCCTAACCCCCCCTTTCCAGGTGACACCGTCACAATTCCACCACCAATACCGCTTTTGCCCGGCAGACCAATGTCATAAAGCCAGTCACCAGACGTTTCGTACAACCCTGCTGTTACCATTACCGCTAATGCGTAATGGCATACATCGTTGTCCACCACCCGCTCGCGAGTCAGTGGGTTAACCCCACCATCAGCCAGTGTCGCGCCCATCACCGCAAGATCTTTGGCGCTGACATTCAGCGAACATTGGCGGGTATATAAGTCGGTAGCAATAAGAGGATCGCACCCCAGACGGCCATAACCATGCAGCACATTAGCGATACCACGGTTGCGGAAGTTGGTTTCACAAGCAGATTGATACACTTCTTCGTTTAGTGTCAGCTTGCGTCCGGCAAAACGGCACAATCCGTCATAGATAAATTTCCACTGCTCATCACTGGTTGATCCAGGTACCAGACTGGTGGTGGCAATCGCACCGGAGTTCACCATCGGGTTAGTGCGGCCATCTGGCGTGCGTTCAATCGCAGTAACGGAGTTAAATGCCATACCGGTGCTGTTCACGCCCAGTTTTTCACGTGCAACTTTGGCTCCGATAGCCTGACAAACCAGCGCAAACACAAAGGGTTTGGAGACACTCATGATGGTAAACTCAACATCTACATCACCGGCAGAATGCACTTTACCGTTGGTGCCAACCATGCAGACGCCAAACAGATTCGGCGAAACGCGTTCCAATGCAGGATAAACGCTAGAAACTACACCTTCGGTATCTGCACCAAAACGTTTATGAGCTTCTTGCACCAATTTAACCACAGTGTCTGGGTCAGGTAGATGCCCGGTGGATACGTAGTCGATAATTCCATTTTTGCTATCATCTGTAGGCATATTCGCTATCTCCCGTTTACCTTTTGTTTATTTTTCTGTCTTTTTTTTGCCTCTACCACTTATTTTAGGCGACAGTA includes:
- a CDS encoding MFS transporter gives rise to the protein MANQSTHRAGAEVKESWVPMITIALAQILMSFNVASLPVALGGMVKSFNVPPTTIATAIVMYSLSVAGFVMLGAKLNQRFGPLVVFRSTVLLFGIAQVMMTFSPNVTVMISAQALSGLAGAALVPALVALIAENYRGTQQATALGALGSARAGAGVAAFLIGGVLGTYIGWRPAFGILIVLSAVIFVLSFRLKSDNGRPEVGIDVFGVVLAASAIILLSFGFNNLNRWGFGLVRDGAPFDLLGFSPAPFMIVLGIVLGQAFVVWTRRRQEQGKTPLLALEVITSSTEKAAVFAMFAVVALEAMLNFSVPLYIQIVQGSTPMATAIAMMPFNLSVFFSAMLIVRFYKKLTPRKIGRYGFITCTIALLWLAFVVRNNWSEFAVLFGLVVFGLAQGALVTLLFNVLVSASPKELAGDVGSLRGTTNNLANAIGTAVAGALLVGLLSANVLRGVAETPILTPEIQAQINMDSINFVSNDRLQGVLAQTTATPEQVAEAVRVNEEARLRALKFGLLIMALLSLLAIFPAGRLPDYLPGELPADNLDPKARK
- a CDS encoding glutaminase (catalyzes the formation of glutamate from glutamine), producing the protein MPTDDSKNGIIDYVSTGHLPDPDTVVKLVQEAHKRFGADTEGVVSSVYPALERVSPNLFGVCMVGTNGKVHSAGDVDVEFTIMSVSKPFVFALVCQAIGAKVAREKLGVNSTGMAFNSVTAIERTPDGRTNPMVNSGAIATTSLVPGSTSDEQWKFIYDGLCRFAGRKLTLNEEVYQSACETNFRNRGIANVLHGYGRLGCDPLIATDLYTRQCSLNVSAKDLAVMGATLADGGVNPLTRERVVDNDVCHYALAVMVTAGLYETSGDWLYDIGLPGKSGIGGGIVTVSPGKGGLGTFAPLLDSAGNSVKGQLAARFLSRSLGMDMFVSEPYTEKS